Proteins from one Streptomyces sp. NBC_00289 genomic window:
- a CDS encoding NAD(P)/FAD-dependent oxidoreductase, with protein sequence MNTQAAVVVVGGGVMGTSIAYHLARAGVRDVVLVERDELAAGSTSRAAGGVRAQFSDELNIQLGARSLEAFGRFEEETGHDIGLHRVGYLFLLSTPEEAASFEAGVRLQNSLGVPSRMIDPAEARRLSPLITTDGLVAAAHSPDDGHCTPEAVVHGYAAAARAHGARILRHTEVTGVELRGDHITAVMTTLGRIATDTVVCAAGAWSRAVGAMVGVDLPVQPLRRQIAVTEPFAALPPALPMTIDFSTSLYFHAEGPGLLVGMSDPDERPGFATDTHDRWIPRLCAAMERRAPALLDLRRTGGWVGLYEVTPDHNALIGEASSVSRFLYATGFSGHGFLQGPAVGEVVRDLYLGRVPFVDVSPLSAGRFAADAPRPEVNRV encoded by the coding sequence GTGAACACACAGGCCGCGGTCGTCGTCGTCGGCGGCGGGGTGATGGGTACGAGCATCGCCTACCACCTGGCCCGCGCCGGAGTGCGTGACGTCGTCCTGGTCGAACGGGACGAACTCGCCGCCGGCTCCACCTCCCGGGCCGCGGGCGGGGTCCGCGCCCAGTTCTCCGACGAGCTCAACATCCAGCTGGGCGCACGCAGCCTGGAGGCGTTCGGCCGGTTCGAGGAGGAGACCGGTCACGACATCGGCCTGCACCGGGTCGGCTACCTGTTCCTGCTGTCGACACCCGAGGAGGCCGCCTCCTTCGAGGCGGGCGTGCGGCTGCAGAACTCCCTGGGAGTGCCGAGCCGCATGATCGACCCGGCCGAGGCCCGGCGGCTCTCCCCGCTGATCACCACCGACGGCCTGGTGGCGGCCGCCCACTCGCCCGACGACGGTCACTGCACCCCCGAAGCCGTCGTCCACGGCTACGCGGCCGCCGCCCGCGCCCACGGCGCCCGGATTCTGCGGCACACCGAGGTCACCGGCGTCGAACTGCGCGGCGACCACATCACGGCCGTCATGACGACCCTGGGCCGCATCGCCACCGACACCGTCGTCTGCGCGGCCGGCGCCTGGTCCCGGGCCGTCGGCGCGATGGTCGGGGTGGACCTGCCCGTGCAGCCGCTGCGCCGCCAGATCGCCGTCACCGAACCGTTCGCCGCACTGCCGCCCGCCCTGCCCATGACCATCGACTTCAGCACCAGCCTCTACTTCCACGCCGAAGGTCCCGGTCTCCTCGTCGGCATGTCCGACCCCGACGAACGTCCCGGCTTCGCCACCGACACCCACGACCGCTGGATCCCCCGCCTCTGCGCGGCCATGGAGCGGCGCGCTCCCGCCCTGCTGGACCTGCGCCGCACCGGCGGCTGGGTGGGCCTGTACGAGGTCACCCCGGATCACAACGCCCTGATCGGTGAAGCGTCCTCGGTCTCCCGTTTTCTGTATGCGACCGGCTTCTCGGGTCACGGCTTCCTCCAGGGGCCGGCCGTCGGAGAGGTCGTCCGCGACCTCTACCTGGGCCGCGTACCCTTCGTGGACGTCAGCCCGTTGAGTGCCGGCCGGTTCGCGGCCGACGCCCCGCGACCGGAGGTCAACCGCGTATGA
- the ribA gene encoding GTP cyclohydrolase II has product MTDNIGVLGKKSPQRTGVERVVNAPLPTVYGKFEAVGYLDHDRGDEQVALVYGDIGADDVLTRLHSECLTGDAFGSQHCECGDQLASALRAVVAEGRGIVVYLRGHEGRGIGLLGKLRAMALQAEGLDTVEANLALGLPVDARDYGVAAEMLHDLGVRSVRLMSNNPRKREALAEHGIEVTETVPLLIPPCENNITYLRTKRERLDHVLPHLDAVAHWS; this is encoded by the coding sequence ATGACAGATAACATTGGCGTACTCGGCAAGAAGTCACCGCAGCGGACGGGCGTCGAACGCGTCGTGAATGCCCCGCTGCCCACCGTGTACGGGAAATTTGAGGCGGTCGGCTATCTGGACCACGACCGTGGCGACGAACAAGTGGCCCTGGTCTACGGTGACATCGGCGCGGACGACGTCCTCACCCGACTGCATTCCGAGTGCCTGACCGGTGACGCGTTCGGCTCGCAGCACTGCGAGTGCGGCGACCAGCTGGCCTCCGCGCTGCGCGCGGTCGTCGCCGAAGGCCGCGGCATAGTCGTCTACTTGAGAGGGCACGAGGGCCGGGGCATCGGCCTGCTCGGCAAGCTGCGCGCGATGGCCCTGCAGGCCGAGGGCCTGGACACGGTCGAGGCGAACCTCGCGCTCGGCCTGCCGGTGGACGCCCGTGACTACGGCGTCGCCGCCGAGATGCTGCACGACCTCGGCGTGCGCTCGGTACGCCTGATGTCGAACAACCCCCGCAAGCGCGAGGCGTTGGCCGAACACGGCATCGAGGTCACCGAGACGGTGCCGCTGCTGATCCCGCCGTGCGAGAACAACATCACCTACCTGCGCACCAAGCGGGAGCGGCTCGACCACGTGCTGCCCCATCTGGACGCCGTGGCCCACTGGTCCTGA
- a CDS encoding creatininase family protein — protein MSGSPVRSAVHGMLPTDTTEDVRARGAGVPRQVAVLPVGSFEQHGAYLPLATDTLVACAVAGEIAARYPVHLLPPVTISCSHEHAAWPGTVSISSVTLHAVVGDIAASLRRSGVDCLVVVNGHGGNYVLGNVVQESSARGERMALFPAAEDWETARERAGVTTSLLTDMHAGEIETSILLHAHPELLRPGYETSDFVADDRRHLLSLGMSGYTDSGVIGRPSLGSAEKGRELLASLTDSFGAYLALLTSQDGSGRE, from the coding sequence ATGAGTGGTTCACCAGTGCGGTCGGCGGTACACGGTATGTTGCCGACGGACACCACGGAAGACGTACGGGCGCGCGGGGCGGGTGTACCGCGACAGGTGGCCGTCCTTCCGGTGGGCAGCTTCGAGCAGCACGGCGCGTACCTCCCGCTGGCGACCGACACGCTCGTCGCCTGTGCCGTCGCCGGGGAGATCGCCGCGCGGTACCCGGTGCACCTCCTCCCGCCTGTGACGATCTCCTGCTCGCACGAGCACGCGGCCTGGCCGGGGACCGTCAGCATCTCCTCAGTGACCCTTCACGCGGTGGTGGGGGACATTGCCGCCTCGCTCCGCCGGTCCGGCGTCGACTGCCTGGTGGTGGTCAACGGACACGGCGGAAACTACGTACTGGGCAACGTCGTTCAGGAATCCTCCGCCCGCGGCGAGCGCATGGCGCTCTTCCCGGCCGCGGAGGACTGGGAAACGGCGCGCGAGCGGGCGGGGGTGACGACCTCGCTGCTCACCGACATGCACGCGGGGGAAATCGAGACCTCCATCCTTCTGCACGCTCATCCCGAATTGCTCCGACCCGGCTATGAGACTTCCGATTTCGTCGCGGACGACCGGCGCCATCTGCTCTCCCTCGGTATGTCCGGCTACACCGATTCGGGTGTCATAGGCCGGCCCTCGCTGGGTTCGGCGGAAAAGGGGCGGGAATTGCTGGCGAGCCTGACGGATTCCTTCGGCGCGTACCTGGCACTGCTCACCTCGCAGGACGGTTCCGGTCGGGAGTAG
- a CDS encoding class I SAM-dependent methyltransferase, producing the protein MRETTMTQHGGKIAAQPGPRDAAGPADSVIAGAGPTARPGERATVRLREAGPDEQARYAPEWLELREGADAGARSNDLLDPLRIRLANLPGRTDGLVVHDLGCGTGSMGRWLAPRLDGAQHWILHDRDPYLLHFAAVASPRSAADGSRVTVETRRGDVARLTPDALAGAQLVTASALLDVLTREEIGTLAAAATGAGCSALLTLSVAGRVEFAASDPMDEEITEAFNAHQRRGDLLGPDAVTVACEAFSDRGATVRLNPSPWRLGPAESALTAQWLRGWVGAAVEERPELEARADRYLRERLAACAAGELRVTVHHSDLLALARPTGGAS; encoded by the coding sequence ATGAGGGAGACGACGATGACCCAGCACGGCGGAAAGATCGCGGCCCAGCCCGGCCCCAGGGATGCCGCCGGGCCGGCGGACTCCGTCATCGCCGGCGCGGGCCCCACCGCCCGCCCCGGCGAGCGGGCGACAGTACGGCTGCGCGAGGCCGGCCCCGACGAACAGGCCCGCTACGCGCCCGAGTGGCTGGAGCTGCGCGAGGGCGCCGACGCCGGCGCGCGCTCCAACGACCTCCTCGATCCACTGCGCATCCGGCTCGCCAACCTCCCCGGCAGGACGGACGGCCTGGTCGTGCACGACCTGGGCTGCGGCACCGGTTCGATGGGCCGCTGGCTCGCCCCGCGACTCGACGGAGCCCAGCACTGGATCCTGCACGACCGCGATCCCTACCTCCTGCACTTCGCCGCCGTCGCCTCGCCGCGCTCCGCCGCCGACGGCAGCCGGGTCACCGTCGAGACCCGGCGCGGCGACGTCGCCCGGCTGACCCCGGACGCCCTCGCCGGCGCGCAGCTGGTGACGGCCTCCGCGCTCCTGGACGTCCTCACCCGTGAGGAGATCGGCACCCTGGCCGCCGCGGCCACGGGGGCGGGCTGCTCGGCCCTGCTGACGCTCTCCGTGGCCGGGCGGGTCGAGTTCGCCGCCTCCGACCCGATGGACGAGGAGATCACCGAGGCGTTCAACGCCCACCAGCGGCGGGGCGACCTGCTCGGCCCCGACGCGGTCACCGTGGCGTGCGAGGCCTTCTCCGACCGCGGCGCTACGGTACGGCTCAACCCGAGCCCCTGGCGGCTCGGCCCGGCCGAGTCGGCGCTGACCGCCCAGTGGCTGCGGGGCTGGGTCGGCGCGGCTGTCGAAGAGCGCCCGGAGCTCGAAGCACGCGCCGACCGCTACCTGCGCGAGCGCCTCGCCGCCTGCGCGGCCGGGGAGTTGCGGGTCACGGTCCACCACAGCGACCTGCTCGCGCTGGCCCGGCCGACGGGCGGGGCCTCATGA
- a CDS encoding glycosyltransferase family 4 protein: protein MTDTTLEKATLGYLPVQQPVLKNAEIIPMSLRSVHFVMPGGVNDPAAPSGGNAYDRRVCLDLPGFGWQVHRHLVEGDWPRPAEAARAQLARTLRELPDGTVVLLDGIVACAVPEIVVPEAQRLRLAVLVHLPLGDETGLEPAVAAELDALERAVLRAVPAVIATSDWAVRRLVSHHGLAPERVHVATPGADIAPLASGTDGVSRLLCVAAVTPRKGQHRLVEALATVTDLPWSCVCVGGLGHDPEYVAGLRDLISEYGLQDRLHLAGPQAGAELDASYAAADLMVLASYAETYGMAVTEALARGIPVLANDVGGVPEAVGRAPDGGVPGILVPPEDPAALAAELRGWFGEADVRRRLKAAARGRRAALDGWATTARSLAGVLGRLPSEPRRVA, encoded by the coding sequence GTGACCGACACGACCCTGGAGAAGGCGACGCTCGGCTACCTGCCCGTGCAGCAGCCCGTCCTCAAGAACGCCGAGATCATCCCCATGTCTTTGCGCTCCGTGCACTTCGTCATGCCGGGCGGCGTCAACGACCCGGCCGCGCCGAGCGGCGGCAACGCCTACGACCGGCGGGTGTGCCTGGACCTGCCGGGCTTCGGCTGGCAGGTCCACCGGCACCTGGTGGAGGGCGACTGGCCCCGGCCCGCGGAGGCCGCCCGCGCCCAGCTCGCGCGCACCCTGCGGGAGCTGCCGGACGGCACGGTCGTCCTGCTCGACGGGATCGTCGCCTGCGCGGTGCCCGAGATCGTCGTCCCCGAGGCGCAGCGGCTGCGGCTGGCGGTCCTCGTCCATCTGCCGCTCGGTGACGAGACGGGACTCGAGCCCGCCGTGGCCGCGGAACTGGACGCGCTGGAACGCGCGGTGCTGCGGGCCGTGCCCGCCGTGATCGCCACCAGCGACTGGGCGGTCCGCCGCCTCGTCTCCCACCACGGGCTCGCCCCCGAGCGGGTCCATGTCGCCACCCCCGGCGCCGACATCGCGCCCCTCGCCTCGGGCACCGACGGTGTCTCCCGGCTGCTGTGCGTGGCCGCGGTGACCCCGCGCAAGGGGCAGCACCGGCTGGTGGAGGCGCTGGCCACGGTGACCGACCTGCCCTGGAGCTGCGTGTGTGTCGGCGGCCTCGGCCACGACCCCGAGTACGTCGCCGGGCTGCGGGACCTGATCAGCGAGTACGGCCTTCAGGACCGCCTGCACCTCGCGGGCCCGCAGGCCGGCGCGGAACTCGACGCCAGCTACGCCGCCGCCGACCTGATGGTCCTCGCCTCCTACGCCGAGACGTACGGCATGGCGGTCACCGAGGCCCTCGCCCGCGGCATCCCGGTGCTCGCCAACGACGTCGGCGGTGTCCCGGAAGCGGTCGGACGCGCCCCCGACGGCGGCGTGCCCGGCATCCTCGTCCCGCCGGAGGACCCGGCCGCCCTGGCCGCGGAACTGCGCGGCTGGTTCGGCGAGGCGGACGTACGGCGTCGGCTGAAGGCGGCGGCCAGGGGGCGGCGGGCCGCCCTGGACGGCTGGGCGACGACGGCCCGCAGCCTGGCCGGCGTCCTGGGCCGACTGCCGAGCGAACCCAGGAGGGTGGCATGA
- a CDS encoding 6-pyruvoyl tetrahydropterin synthase family protein, with protein MFSITVRDHIMIAHSFRGEVFGPAQRLHGATFLVDATFRREQLDDDNIVVDIGLATQELGAVVSELNYRNLDNEPDFAHINTSTEFLAKVIADRLAERVHKGALGEGAKGLAGLTVTLHESHVAWASYERAL; from the coding sequence TTGTTCAGCATCACCGTCCGCGATCACATCATGATCGCCCACAGCTTCCGCGGCGAGGTCTTCGGTCCCGCGCAGCGTCTGCACGGAGCGACGTTCCTGGTGGACGCCACCTTCCGGCGCGAGCAGCTGGACGACGACAACATCGTCGTCGACATCGGACTGGCCACCCAGGAACTCGGGGCCGTCGTCAGCGAGCTGAACTACAGAAATCTCGACAACGAGCCCGACTTCGCCCACATCAACACCTCCACCGAGTTCCTGGCCAAGGTCATCGCCGACCGGCTCGCCGAACGCGTCCACAAGGGTGCGCTGGGCGAGGGCGCCAAGGGCCTGGCCGGTCTCACCGTCACGCTGCACGAGTCGCACGTCGCCTGGGCGAGTTACGAGCGTGCGCTGTGA
- a CDS encoding dehydrogenase codes for MKRSARAFWLSSPGQGEIREVALPDPGEDEVLVRALWSGVSRGTETLVFRGGVPESQHAAMRAPFQEGDFPAPVKYGYLSVGVVEEGPRDLVGRTVFCLYPHQTRYVVPVSAVTPLPESLPAERAVLAGTVETAVNALWDAAPLVGDRIAVVGGGMVGCSVAALLGRFPGVRVQLVDADPARAKIAEALGVGFALPADALGECDLVVHASATEQGLARALELLTAEGTVLELSWYGDRHVSLPLGEAFHSRRLVIRSSQVGTVSPARRSSRTYADRLALALDLLADPALDALVTGECAFEELPDVLPRLASGEIPALCHRVRYDAIG; via the coding sequence ATGAAGCGCTCCGCACGCGCCTTTTGGCTCAGCTCTCCCGGTCAGGGCGAGATCCGTGAGGTCGCCCTGCCGGACCCCGGCGAGGACGAGGTTCTCGTGCGGGCGCTCTGGTCCGGGGTCAGCCGCGGCACGGAGACCCTCGTCTTCCGGGGCGGGGTGCCCGAGAGCCAGCACGCGGCCATGCGGGCGCCGTTCCAGGAGGGGGACTTCCCCGCCCCGGTGAAGTACGGCTACCTCAGCGTGGGAGTGGTGGAGGAGGGGCCGCGGGACCTGGTCGGACGGACCGTGTTCTGCCTCTATCCGCACCAGACCCGGTACGTCGTTCCGGTGAGCGCCGTGACGCCGCTGCCCGAGAGCCTGCCCGCGGAACGCGCGGTACTCGCCGGCACCGTCGAGACCGCGGTGAACGCGCTGTGGGACGCGGCGCCGCTGGTCGGCGACCGGATCGCCGTGGTCGGCGGCGGCATGGTGGGCTGCTCGGTGGCCGCCCTGCTGGGCCGTTTCCCGGGTGTCCGGGTCCAGCTGGTCGACGCCGATCCCGCCCGGGCGAAGATCGCCGAGGCCCTCGGTGTGGGTTTCGCCCTGCCGGCCGACGCGCTCGGCGAGTGCGACCTCGTCGTCCACGCCAGCGCCACCGAGCAGGGTCTCGCCCGCGCTCTGGAACTGCTCACCGCCGAAGGCACCGTCCTCGAACTGAGCTGGTACGGCGACCGGCATGTCAGCCTCCCGCTGGGCGAGGCCTTCCACTCCCGCCGGCTCGTCATCCGCAGCAGCCAGGTCGGCACGGTGTCCCCGGCCCGCCGCTCCAGCCGTACGTACGCCGACCGGCTCGCGCTCGCGCTCGACCTGCTCGCCGACCCGGCTCTCGACGCCCTCGTCACCGGGGAGTGCGCCTTCGAGGAACTGCCCGACGTGCTGCCGCGCCTGGCCTCCGGCGAGATCCCCGCGCTGTGCCACCGGGTCCGGTACGACGCCATCGGCTGA
- a CDS encoding CDP-alcohol phosphatidyltransferase family protein translates to MALNNTYEARLVQQETAVGAGVQVLLLALLGTAIGMGPAGWLTGLAFAIATWAVLSRALHRSRPRSFGPANRVTLGRATLVGGVTALVADSFESSPPVTLFVGLTAVALILDGVDGKVARATGTSTPLGARFDMEVDAFLILVLSVYVSMSLGPWVLLIGGMRYAFVAAARALPWLNAPLPPSTARKTVAALQGVLLLLGASALLPYTGTFAVVAVALALLVWSFGRDIVWLWRTSRMEEECLTEECLATEHLAEVLELMPERERIAS, encoded by the coding sequence GTGGCCCTGAACAACACGTACGAAGCAAGGCTGGTCCAGCAGGAGACCGCTGTGGGGGCGGGCGTGCAGGTCCTGTTGCTGGCTCTGCTCGGCACGGCGATAGGCATGGGGCCGGCGGGCTGGCTCACCGGCCTCGCCTTCGCCATCGCCACCTGGGCGGTCCTCTCCCGGGCGCTGCACCGTTCCCGGCCGCGGTCCTTCGGCCCGGCCAACCGGGTGACCCTGGGCCGGGCGACCCTGGTGGGCGGTGTGACGGCGCTGGTCGCGGACTCCTTCGAGAGCTCGCCGCCCGTGACGCTGTTCGTGGGCCTGACCGCGGTGGCGCTGATCCTCGACGGCGTGGACGGCAAGGTGGCCCGCGCCACCGGCACCTCGACCCCGCTGGGCGCGCGGTTCGACATGGAGGTCGACGCGTTCCTCATCCTGGTCCTCAGTGTGTACGTCTCGATGTCCCTGGGCCCGTGGGTCCTGCTGATCGGCGGCATGCGGTACGCCTTCGTCGCCGCGGCCCGCGCCCTTCCCTGGCTGAACGCCCCCCTCCCCCCGAGCACCGCCCGCAAGACGGTCGCCGCGCTCCAGGGCGTCCTCCTGCTGCTGGGCGCCTCGGCGCTGCTGCCGTACACGGGCACCTTCGCGGTCGTCGCGGTGGCGCTGGCGCTGCTGGTCTGGTCGTTCGGCCGGGACATCGTGTGGCTGTGGCGCACGTCCCGGATGGAGGAGGAGTGCCTGACGGAGGAGTGCCTGGCGACGGAGCACCTGGCGGAGGTGCTGGAGCTGATGCCAGAGCGGGAACGGATCGCTTCCTGA
- a CDS encoding discoidin domain-containing protein: MSPRTARTPRPLLTAVAALALLSAGPALVAPAAAAAPAAAAAWDADRAATAYAADPAAVTASGSENGGTAPGLAFDGNGATRWSSDFADDAWIRLDLGATIRVDRVVLDWEAAYGKRYVLEASKNGTDWTPFYTETAGTGGSVTAHTYPQEVTGRYLRLRGLERATPYGYSLYSFKVYGGEPAPASTTRANLALNHPAYSNLYQHAGNSPAFVTDGGYPANLKDDATRWSSDWNADRWVTVDLGAASTIDTVDLYWEAAYAVDYQLQVSDDNRTWRTVHQPSATEIAARRGNVKSPGDAVGLHDSVKLPQPVTGRYVRMLGKERRSFYNPAPSTAQFGYSLYEFQVWGTGGSASAAYPALPGEQPGTYRTTFFDDFTSAALDRTKWRVVRTGSEMGPVNGESQAYVDSTDNVRTENGSLVLGAKYCKGCTSAGGGTYDFTSGRIDTNTRFDFTYGRVSARMKLPVGDGFWPAFWLLGSNVDDPSVSWPASGETDIMENIGYADWTSSALHGPGYSADGNIGARQTYPNGGRADDWHTYAVEWTPTGMRFFVDDRLVQETTRNKLESTRGQWVFGHNQYVILNLALGGAYPAGWNQVTTPYWGLPQSSVDRIAGGGVRAEVDWVRVEQKG; encoded by the coding sequence ATGTCGCCACGCACCGCTCGCACTCCCCGCCCCCTTCTGACCGCCGTCGCAGCCCTGGCCCTGCTGAGCGCCGGTCCGGCCCTCGTGGCGCCGGCCGCGGCCGCGGCGCCCGCGGCGGCCGCCGCCTGGGACGCCGACCGCGCGGCCACCGCGTACGCCGCCGACCCGGCCGCCGTCACCGCCTCCGGCAGCGAGAACGGCGGTACCGCCCCCGGCCTCGCGTTCGACGGCAACGGCGCCACCCGCTGGTCCAGCGACTTCGCCGACGACGCCTGGATCCGCCTCGACCTGGGCGCGACCATCCGCGTCGACCGCGTCGTCCTGGACTGGGAGGCCGCCTACGGCAAGCGGTACGTCCTGGAGGCGTCGAAGAACGGCACCGACTGGACGCCGTTCTACACGGAGACCGCCGGCACCGGAGGCTCGGTCACCGCGCACACGTACCCCCAGGAGGTGACAGGCCGCTACCTCCGGCTGCGCGGCCTGGAGCGCGCCACGCCGTACGGCTACTCGCTCTACTCCTTCAAGGTCTACGGCGGCGAGCCCGCCCCCGCCTCCACCACCCGCGCCAACCTGGCCCTGAACCACCCGGCCTACTCGAACCTCTACCAACACGCGGGCAACTCACCGGCGTTCGTGACCGACGGGGGGTACCCCGCCAATCTCAAGGACGACGCGACGCGCTGGTCCAGCGACTGGAACGCGGACCGCTGGGTCACGGTCGACCTCGGCGCGGCCTCGACGATCGACACGGTCGACCTGTACTGGGAGGCCGCCTACGCGGTCGACTACCAGCTCCAGGTCTCCGACGACAACCGCACCTGGCGCACGGTCCACCAGCCCTCCGCCACCGAGATCGCCGCCCGCCGCGGGAACGTCAAGTCGCCCGGCGACGCGGTGGGCCTGCACGACAGCGTGAAGCTGCCGCAGCCGGTCACCGGCCGCTACGTCCGCATGCTCGGCAAGGAGCGCCGCTCCTTCTACAACCCGGCCCCCTCCACGGCCCAGTTCGGCTACTCGCTCTACGAGTTCCAGGTCTGGGGCACCGGCGGCAGTGCCTCGGCCGCCTACCCCGCGCTGCCCGGCGAGCAGCCGGGCACGTACCGGACCACGTTCTTCGACGACTTCACCTCCGCCGCCCTCGACCGCACCAAGTGGCGTGTGGTCAGGACCGGCTCGGAGATGGGTCCGGTCAACGGCGAGTCGCAGGCGTACGTCGACTCGACGGACAACGTCCGTACGGAGAACGGGAGTCTGGTCCTGGGCGCCAAGTACTGCAAGGGCTGCACCTCGGCGGGCGGCGGCACCTACGACTTCACGTCCGGCCGTATCGACACCAACACCAGGTTCGACTTCACCTACGGCCGGGTCAGCGCCCGCATGAAGCTGCCCGTCGGTGACGGATTCTGGCCCGCCTTCTGGCTGCTGGGCAGCAACGTCGACGACCCGTCCGTGTCCTGGCCCGCCTCCGGCGAGACCGACATCATGGAGAACATCGGCTACGCCGACTGGACCAGCTCCGCCCTGCACGGCCCCGGCTACTCCGCGGACGGCAACATCGGCGCCCGCCAGACCTACCCGAACGGCGGCCGGGCCGACGACTGGCACACGTACGCCGTGGAGTGGACGCCGACCGGCATGCGCTTCTTCGTGGACGACCGCCTCGTCCAGGAGACGACCCGCAACAAGCTCGAGTCCACCCGGGGCCAGTGGGTCTTCGGCCACAACCAGTACGTGATCCTCAACCTCGCCCTCGGCGGCGCGTACCCGGCCGGCTGGAACCAGGTCACGACCCCCTACTGGGGCCTGCCCCAGTCGAGCGTGGACCGGATCGCGGGCGGTGGAGTGCGGGCGGAGGTGGACTGGGTGCGGGTGGAGCAGAAGGGGTAG
- a CDS encoding GH1 family beta-glucosidase, with translation MTIDLAALPHDFLWGTATSAYQIEGAVAEDGRSPSIWDTFSHTPGKIAGDDHGDVACDHYHRWREDIALMRRLGTNAYRLSVSWPRVVPGGDGPVNPKGLAFYDELVDGLLEAGITPSVTLYHWDLPQVLQDRGGWPERATAEHFAAYASVVAERLGDRVTHWATLNEPLCSAWIGHLEGTMAPGLTDLTAAVRASYHLLLGHGLAVQAIRAAVPAAEVGIVNNLSTVHPATDRPEDLAAARRMDGHTNRWWLDPVHGRGFPADMRELYGVELPEREGDVKTIAAPLDWLGLNYYFPATVADDPTGPAPHVRSVRRPGVPRTGMDWEIDASGIEALLLRLTDDYGARKLYVTENGSAFPDVVRPDGTVEDPERQDYLAGHLAACAAAARKGAPLAGYFAWSLLDNFEWAYGYDKRFGLVHVDYRTQARTIKGTGHRYGEIIRSHREGVPKAA, from the coding sequence GTGACCATCGACCTCGCCGCACTCCCGCACGACTTCCTCTGGGGCACGGCCACCTCGGCGTACCAGATCGAGGGAGCCGTGGCGGAGGACGGCCGCTCGCCGTCGATCTGGGACACCTTCTCGCACACCCCCGGGAAGATCGCGGGCGACGACCACGGCGACGTCGCCTGCGACCACTACCACCGCTGGCGCGAGGACATCGCCCTGATGCGCCGGCTCGGCACCAACGCCTACCGGTTGTCGGTCTCCTGGCCGCGCGTCGTGCCCGGCGGCGACGGACCCGTCAACCCCAAGGGCCTCGCCTTCTACGACGAGTTGGTCGACGGCCTGCTGGAAGCGGGCATCACGCCGTCCGTCACCCTCTACCACTGGGACCTGCCGCAGGTCCTCCAGGACCGCGGCGGCTGGCCGGAGCGGGCGACGGCCGAGCACTTCGCCGCGTACGCCTCGGTCGTGGCGGAACGCCTCGGCGACCGTGTCACCCACTGGGCCACCCTCAACGAACCCTTGTGCTCCGCCTGGATCGGCCACCTGGAAGGCACGATGGCCCCGGGCCTGACCGACCTGACGGCCGCCGTCCGCGCCTCCTACCACCTCCTCCTCGGCCACGGCCTCGCCGTCCAGGCGATCCGCGCGGCGGTCCCCGCCGCCGAGGTCGGCATCGTCAACAACCTGTCCACCGTGCACCCGGCCACCGACCGGCCGGAGGACCTGGCGGCCGCCCGCCGCATGGACGGCCACACCAACCGCTGGTGGCTCGACCCGGTCCACGGCCGCGGCTTCCCGGCCGACATGCGCGAGCTCTACGGCGTCGAACTCCCGGAACGCGAAGGGGACGTGAAGACGATCGCCGCTCCCCTGGACTGGCTGGGCCTGAACTACTACTTCCCGGCGACGGTCGCCGACGACCCCACCGGCCCGGCACCGCACGTCCGCTCCGTGCGACGCCCCGGCGTCCCGCGCACCGGCATGGACTGGGAGATCGACGCGAGCGGCATCGAAGCCCTCCTGCTCCGCCTCACCGACGACTACGGCGCCCGCAAGCTGTACGTCACCGAGAACGGCTCCGCCTTCCCCGACGTCGTACGCCCCGACGGCACGGTCGAGGACCCCGAGCGCCAGGACTACCTGGCGGGCCACCTCGCGGCGTGCGCCGCCGCCGCCCGCAAGGGGGCCCCGCTGGCCGGTTACTTCGCCTGGTCCCTGCTGGACAACTTCGAGTGGGCGTACGGCTATGACAAGCGCTTCGGCCTCGTCCACGTGGACTACCGGACCCAGGCCCGCACCATCAAGGGGACCGGGCACCGGTACGGGGAGATCATCCGCAGCCACCGTGAGGGGGTGCCGAAGGCAGCCTGA